From the Microcoleus sp. FACHB-672 genome, the window TGAGTCTATAGACTTGGAAGTAATGAAGCAGCAAATTGAGGCATTTCAGCAGACCTTGTTCTCTATCGGAACTGCTGTCTATCAAGGATCTGCCAGTTCTGCCGGCGATTTCGATAGCGCGGCAGCAGCACAAAAGCCTGGAAAATAAACCGCTCACAATCGTTAAATAGCAGCGCTGGATCGCAGTTGCTCCTATACTACAGGTAGGACAGGACTGTTGCTGTGACGGCTAATTAGCAAGCCGGAAAGCGATCCAACCCAAAGTCCTAAGATTTGCGTACTTTTTGTTTTTTATACCTACCTACAGCGCTCTATGGCCGGCGACTACTATGAAATTCTTGGTGTCTCCCGCGATGCGGACAAAGAGGAAATTAAACGCGCTTACCGGCGTTTAGCTCGGAAGTATCACCCGGACGTTAACAAAGAAGAAGGGGCTGAAGAGCGCTTTAAAGAAATCAATCGCGCCTACGAAGTCCTGTCGGAACCAGAAATGCGGGGTCGCTATGACCGCTTTGGTGAGCAGGGAGTTTCCGGAGCCGGTGCTGCCGGCTACAGCGACTTTAGTGAAGGCTTTGCAGATATCTTTGAAAGCTTCTTCAGTGGCTTCGCCGGCGCAGGGGCGGGCCAGCAGGCTCGTCGGCGCGGTGGGCCAGTCCGAGGCGACGATTTGCGCCTGGATCTGCGGTTAGACTTCCGGGAAGCCGTCTTTGGTGGGGAAAAGGAAATCCGCATCAGCCATCTGGAAAGCTGCGAGGTTTGCAGTGGCACCGGCGCGAAGCCAGGAACTCGCCCCCGTACCTGCCCGACTTGTACGGGTTCCGGTCAGGTGAGACGTGCCACTCGCACTCCCTTTGGCAGCTTTACGCAAGTTTCTGTCTGCCCGACTTGTAACGGCACGGCCCAGGTAATTGAAGATAAATGCGAATCTTGCACCGGCAAGGGTCAAAAACAAGAAACGAAGAAGCTGAAAATTACCGTTCCCGCCGGCGTTGACAGTGGAACGCGTTTGCGGGTTTCCGGCGAAGGAGATGCCGGTCAGCGCAACGGCACACCGGGGGATCTGTACGTTTACTTGTTTGTTAATGAAGATGCCGAATTTCATCGCGAAGGCATTAACATCCTCTCGGACATTAAGATTAGCTACCTGCAAGCAATTTTGGGGTGCCGGCTTGATGTTAATACCGTTGATGGGCCGGCAGAATTGGTGATTCCCCCCGGAACCCAACCGAGTACCGTTTTAACCTTAGAAAATAAGGGCGTGCCGAGGCTGGGCAACCCGGTTAGTCGCGGGGATCATTTAATTACCGTATTGATTGAAATTCCCACTCGCTTGGGTGCCGATGAGCGCACCGTGTTGGAGAATTTAGCGAAAACGAAAGGGCTTAACGTCGGCAAAGGGGGCCAGGGCTTCTTAGGAGGGCTGTTCAACAAGTGATGAACCATCCAACCGGCTCACAACCCGACGCTGAGATGGATTTGCGGGGCACCCCTTGCCCGCTGAATTTTGTTCGCACCAAACTCCGCTTGGAGAAAATGGCAGCCGGTGAACTGCTAGAAGTGTGGCTTGATGCCGGGGAACCGATCGAGCAAGTTCCCGACAGCTTAGCGATGGAAGGCTATAAAATTGAGCAAATTGAGGAGCGCACCGGCTTTTTTGCAGTGAAAGTGCGCCGTCCCGTAACGTCTGCATGAGTTCACCGGCACCAGAGAGCAATCCAAGCGGGGCGGAAGTTCTGCTCACCGGCACCGTCGTCGCAGTTCAGGCAAATTACTACCAAGTTCAGCTCGATTTGCCGGCACCGGAGAACGGGAATACAATTCCTCCTTCCCCTACTCTCCTCTGCACCCGCCGCGCCCGCTTGAAGAAAATGGGCCAGCAGGTGATGGTAGGTGATCGGGTAGTGGTGGAGGAACCGGACTGGGCCGGCGGACGCGGGGCGATCTCTCAAGTTTTACCCCGCGAAAGTGAACTGGATCGGCCTCCGGTAGCGAATGCGAATCAAATTTTGCTGGTTTTTGCTTTGGAAGAACCGCCGCTTGATACCCATCAATTGAGCCGGTTTTTAGTGAAAGCTGAAACCACCGGCTTGAAGATTTGTCTTTGTTTGAATAAAAGTGATTTAATTTCCCCAGAGCAGTTGCAGCAGTGGAAAGAACGCTTAGCCGGCTGGGGATATGAGCCAGTGTGTATCAGTGTTGAAGCCGACATTGCTTTAGATGAATTGTACACACAACTCAACGAAAAGATTACGATTGTTTCTGGCCCTTCTGGAGTCGGAAAATCGAGTTTAATTAACTATTTGATTCCCGATATTAACCTGCGAGTGGGAGAAGTTTCGGGAAAACTTAATCGAGGCCGGCATACGACGCGACACGTTGAATTGTTTAAGCTGCCGGCGGGTGGTTTGTTAGCAGATACTCCCGGATTTAATCAACCCGATTTGGATTGCGAACCAGAGGATTTAGCCTTGTATTTCCCAGAGGTGCAGCAGCGTTTAGCTGAGGGAAGGTGTCAGTTTAATGATTGCCTACACGCAGATGAGCCGAATTGTGCGGTGCGGGGCGATTGGGAGCGTTACGAGCATTATCTAGAGTTTTTGGCAGAGGCGGTTATACTGCATGATAGTTTGCAGCAGCAGGCGGATGCTGAATCTAATATGAAGATGAAGAGTAAGCGTGCCGGTGAGCAGCAATATGAGCCGAAGTTAGAAAGTAAGAAATATCGTCGATCTTCTCGCCGGTTTCAGACCCAAAATATAGAAGATTTGCATGGAGATATAGAAGAGGTTTGAGGGAATTTTTAATCGCAGATAAACGCAGATAAACGCAGGCATATGCGGGATATTCCAATTTATTTGTATGGGATATTGGCATAAAATTTTTTGTGAAAAAATACAGAAAATTTGAAGTTTGTGGTATTATAAACATAATGAGAAAGCTGCCGCCATATATAGCCCTTCAAAAAAGGCCGACTAATTTCCTAGACAGTATTTAGCTTTAGAAACAATGAGCCGGCATCAGTAAATTTTGTTTGCAGATCGCCACATTTCCACCTAGAGAAAAAGGCACAATGATTCAGTAATCTACACCAAAGAAACAGCCACGCGAAAACCGCAATTCTTCCATCCGCTATTAGGCTCCTCCCTAGCGCGACCAGCACTGCGACAATTGCCGGGGGACTCGGTCAAAGCACCACCACGCAGCATCCGGTATTGTTTGTTTCCACCGGCATCCCACACACTGCCATCAACCGGCGCACCATGATAATTTTCATGCCCAGGATCGGCGCACCATTCCGCGACATTCCCGTGCATATCATAAAGTCCAAAGGCATTGGGTGGAAAACTCTCCACCAACATTGTTACGTGGCGAGACTTACCTTCTGGCTCAGAAGCATAGGTATGATTCCCGTCATAATTGGCTAAATCTGAGGTAATTGTCTCGCCAAAGTGAAAGGGTGTAATTGTTCCCCCGCGACAGGCATATTCCCATTCAGCTTCGCTGGGTAAGCGATAAAATCGGCCTGTTTTTTTAGTAAGTCGCGCACAGAATTCTACAGCATCGTGCCAGGTGACGTATTCAACCGGCGCGTTTGCTCCTTTAAAATGGGAGGGTTCTAGACTCAAATATTGTTTAACTTTAGGTAAAGACGCAACCGCTTTCCATTGCGCCTGAGTAACGGCAGATTTTCCCATAAAAAAGGGCGCTACAGTGACCCTGTGCTGCGGACTTTCGCTGTCGTCACGCTCTTTTTCAGTAGTGGGTGAACCCATCCAGAAAGTCCCCCCCGGGATAGAAACCATTTCCAAAATTACTCCGCCTCCCAGATTTTCGGCAAAGTATTCGGCTTCGTGGCGCTGTAGGTTAATGGGGTTTCCCGACGCATCCACTGTCACCACTTCAAAGTTAAAAGATTGTAAATTGACTTTCCCTCTACCACCTTGGACAAATGTAGTGGGGGTTGAGGTTGGTAGGATTGTAAGATTTCTGGGAGCAACCGGCTGAACATTCAAGGCTTCTAACACTTCGGTTGCTGATTGATAGCGATCTTTAACATAATCTTGGAGCAGCTTATCTAAAACTTCTCCTAATTGAGTGCTAACAGTTGTGCCACGTGGCAGTTTTTCTCGCCATAACCAACAGGCTTCTAAAGGATCGTACAGCTCATCTGATCCATCTAAATCTGGGAAAATGCCGGTCATTAACCGAATGCAAGTTACCGCTAAACTGTACAAATCACTCGCCGGATAGGCCACACCTCGCATTGCTTGTTCTATTGGCGCATAGCCGGGAGTTCCTAAGAGTGTTCCCTGCTGACTTAATGAAGTGCCAGACATTTGTTTAGCCACTCCAAAGTCAATTAAGATTAATTTGCCATCACTTACCCGGCGAATGATATTTTCTGGTTTAATATCTCGGTGAATGACTGGGCGATTGTGTACATACTGAAGAATCGGCAACAAATCATTTAATAATTCTCTAATTTTTGCTTCGCTGAACGTTCCTTTCTCTTCGAGTTCTTCAATTAAAGTTTGCCCTTTGATGTACTGTTGCACCAAATATAGATAAGTATCCTGCTCAAAATAGGCAAATAACGTTGGAATTTGGGGATGATCTTCTAAGTGCAACAGTCGTTCGGCTTCTTGATGAAACAGTTCAATTGCCTTTTGTAGTGCCGGCGCAGAGGTTTGAATGGCCGGCGAGGGTGAAAACTGTTTGACCACACAAATTGCTTTGCGCCGGTCTTCGTCTTCTGCTAAATAAGTTTTGCCAAAACCCCCTTGACCCAGTGCAGAAATTATGCAGTATCTCCCTCTGAGCAATGGCACCAATTTTGTGCCACAACTAACACAGAAATTTGTGCCATCTGGGTTTTGTGGTTTCTGACAGGAGGGATTGAGACAATAAGGCATGGCAGAGGCGAAAGGCGGTGGGGGTTGTCTCTATTCTGCCATCGGGTCATCATCAATTGCTATGTCTTTCTAACGCTAAACTGGACAGTGTTGATTCAAATTCCTCACCATGTCAGATTCCAATCAAGCTCTAGAATATCCAAAAACCCGCAAAGCTGATCAAATTGATGATTATCACGGAACGCCGGTTGCCGACTTTTACCGATGGCTAGAAGATCCCGATTCAGAGGAAACAAAAACTTGGGTTGACGCGCAAAATCAAGTTACATTTAGCTACCTTGAGCAAATTCCCGCACGAGAAAAAATCAAACAACGCCTTACCCAACTTTGGGATTACGAAAAATACAGCATTCCTTTCAAAAAAAACAATCGATATTTTTATTTTAAAAATGATGGATTGCAAAACCAAAGTGTGTTGTACACGTTAACATCCCTTGACGACGAACCAAGATTATTGTTAGATCCGAATAAACTTTCTGAAGATGGCACGGTTGCGCTTTCGGGTTTATCTATCAGTGAAGATGGGCAATTTTTAGCGTATGGTTTATCTTCTTCTGGATCGGATTGGCAAGAGTGGAAAGTGCGGGATATTGAAACCGGCAACGATCTTTCCGATCATTTGAAATGGATTAAATTTTCTGGCGCTTCTTGGACTCACGATGCTCAAGGCTTTTTCTATAGCCGGTATGATGAGCCGAACGAAAAGACCCAATTAGAAGATGTTAATTATTACCAAAAACTATTCTATCACCGGCTCGGCACTTCTCAATCTGAAGATGTGTTAATTTATGAGCGTCCCGACGAAAAAGAATGGGGGTTTGCCGGCGGTGTTACCGAAGATGGCAAATATCTCGTCATTTCTGTTTGGCGTGGAACTGACCCTAAAAATCTGGTTTTCTACAAAGATTTAACCAACTCAGATGCTCAAATCATCGAACTGATCAGCGAGTTTGAAGCCAGTTATAACATGATGGATAACGATGGCTCACTTTTCTGGTTTCGCACAGATTTAGATGCATCCCGTGGACGGGTAATTGCCATTGATATCAACAAGCCGGCGAAGGAAAACTGGCAAGAAATTATTCCCCAATCTGATGATGTTCTGGAAGGCGTTGGCTTACTTAATAATCAGTTTGTCGCTGATTATTTAAAAGATGCCCAAACTGTCGTTAAAATCTTTAACTTAGATGGCGCGTTTGTCCGAGAAGTGGAATTACCCGGAATTGGTTCAGCCGGCGGCTTTGATGGCAAGCGCTACGACACAGAAACTTTTTACAGTTTTACCAGCTACACAACACCGGCAACGATTTACCGCTACGACATGATCAGCGGGAAGAGTACCCTTTTCCGTCAGCCAAATGTTGATTTCAATCCCGATAATTACGAAACCAAACAAGTTTTCTATACTAGCAAAGATGGCACCCAAGTACCAATGTTTATTACCTACAGAAAGGGAATAAACTTAGATGGTAATAACCCAACCTATCTCTATGGCTACGGGGGCTTTAATATCTCCCTGACACCTAGCTTTTCAGTCGGACAATTGGTGTGGTTAGAACTCGGCGGAGTCTTGGTAATTCCTAATCTGCGCGGCGGTGGGGAATATGGCGAAGATTGGCATCAAGCCGGCATGAAATTAAATAAGCAAAATGTTTTTGATGATTTCATTACGGCAGCAGAATGGCTGATTGATAACCACTACACTCGCCCAGAAAAACTTGCAATTGGTGGCGGCAGTAATGGAGGATTATTAGTCGGTGCTTGCATGACTCAGCGCCCCGATTTATTTGGTGCTGCACTGCCGGCAGTCGGTGTAATGGATATGCTACGATTCCATAAATTTACCATCGGTTGGGCTTGGTGTTCTGAATATGGTTCCCCAGAAAACCCCGAAGAATTTCAAGTGCTGCATCAGTATTCGCCGCTGCACAATCTTAAGCCTGAAACTGCTTACCCAGCAACCCTAATTATTACAGCGGATCATGATGATCGGGTAGTACCGGCACACAGTTTTAAGTTTGCCGCTGCCTTACAAGAAGCACATCAAAGCGAGAAGCCGGTGTTAATTCGCATTGAAACCAAAGCTGGACACGGTGCCGGTAAACCCACTGCTAAAATTATCGAAGAACTTGCCGACAAGTGGGCTTTTTTAGTGCGAACACTCGATATCGCTGTTAACTAATCCTCTTAGGTAAGGCAGAAATTCTCCAACTTACTTGCTAAACATTGGCTGACAGGAAAGGTAAAGCTTCAGCGATGGTATCTTTGACTGTCAGCCCTTGTTCTTTTGCCCAAAACTCGCTTAAAAAATGAATTTGTCGCAATCCAACAATTAAATTTAATCCCGGTATAAACATCCACCAAACAACAAGCGGTTCTTTCATTCCGGCTTGCCGGTAGAGTTGATTGACTGTGTGATAAAGCTTGAATTGCACAATATAAATCCAGACTATTCCCAGTAGAGAAAACCATCCGAACCATCCCGGAACATCAGGATCAAAAATCCGCAGCAATTGAGGAATGATAATACCTAATACAAACGGCAATAAACATCGCGTACCAGACCAACCGTAACCATTATACCGGCGCAACTCTTCTTGAATAATCCACTTGTACCAGCCATAGTACAGCAGCAGGCTAAGTCCAGATAGGAAAATCACTCGCCACAGGGGACGCGGTTTACCGAAAGGCTTTGTAGACATACTCATGGGATTAGGAACTAACTATTTTTCCAAGTAGTTAACATTTCGTAATATACAACAAAGGTTTGCAGATGTAGCCACAACTACAGCTAATTTTTCAGTATTTCCCCCAAATTTATAGAAAGTATAAAATTTAAATTTCCGCATTTCTACAGAAAAAATCGAGAAAATTTAACGATTTGTGAGATTAAAATTAACAATTTTAGAGAAACATTTGATTTGATAATTTCGTCGCCACTTGATGAGTATACTCACTTAATTCTCCGGGGTGGATCGTGATTACTCTGATCTTGGTGCATCGAATTCCTAATCTACCGACTCAAAGTTGGACTTTTGAAGACGAATCAGTGATTCGCATCGGGCGATCATCTGATAATCATGTGATTATTCATAGCGCTGTGGTTTCCCGCTACCACGTTGAATTGCAGCGCAAAGGTTGCAAATGGAAGATTCTAAATTTAGGCGGGAATGGAACTTATTCGGATGAAAATCTCATCACCCAAGCGCCGGTTGTGGATGGAATGCTTTTGCGCTTGGCGCGTTCTGGCCCTCAGCTACAAATAAAAGTGGGGGCAAATGTATTTAAAAATACGCCAAAAATCTTGCCGGCAAAGGAGGTATTGGCCGGCTAGGCAGGGTTGGGGGCAATCAGCTGGCAGATAGCTTGAGCAGTTGCCGGCGCGAGTAAAACACCGTTGCGATAGTGGCCGGTGGCGAGTAAAACATTAGAATAGCCGGCCAAATGACCAATCACCGGCGCGGGGCGTCCTTCCGGGCGAGGGCGCAAACCCGACCACTTTCTAATCACAGCAGCCTCGGCTAAAGCTGGGCAAAGAGCGATCGCTTGCTGCAAAACTGCCTCAAGCTGTGTGGCATCAGCCACCGGCTCATTTCCATTTTCAGGAAACTCAACCGTCGCCCCCACCCAATAATCTGCGGCAGCTTGCGATTGGGTGCCACAAGGCACGATATGCACATCATCGCCGGTGATCACCGGCTGCAAATCCCGACGCCCTAAAGGATGCCGTAAGCGCAGGTGCAAGGCTTGCCCCAGCACAGGTTTAATCTCAATCGGCTGTTTTAATGCTGAACTTAGCTGGGTGGAACCCAAACCGGCAGCGAGCACAACCCAGTCTACCGGCATGAGTCCGGCTGTTGTGTAAATGTGCCGACAAACCTGCTGATCATCCGGCATTGTGGCCCGATTAAATTCTTCCGCCGCTACGCCAAACTTAAATATCACGCCATTGCGCCTCGCAGCGTCAACCAAAGCTTGCGTTAGCGCCACCGGATCAACTTGCCGGTCTTGGGGCGAATAAATTGCGCCAATCAGCTGCTGGCAACCAAGTTGCGGAAAGTTAGACTTAACCGTAGTTTTATCTAAAATTTTTAACGCCAAACCCTGCGACTGTCGAATATCCGCCAATATTTGCCACCTGGCCATCTCCTCATCCGCAAAACATAGCATCAGAATGCCCTGCCGGTTGTAAGGAATTTGGCGACCCGTCAGCTTCTCTAACTCTGGAATTAACGTTTCATAGCGCTGCAGACTCGCAAGGCGCATTTTCCACGCCCTGCCCTTCACTTTCTGAGAAATCGCGCCCATTAAAACACCGAGGGCCGCGCCCGTAGCCGCCTCTGCCGGGGGTTGCCGGTCGAGTACCGTAATTTTTAACCCCTCAAGCCGACTAAGTTCATAAGCGATCATCGCCCCAACGACACCGCACCCGATAACTGCAACATGACTCATTAATTTAATCTAGCAGGCGAGTGGAGGAGAGTGGGACAGTGGCGGTTTACTTGTATCTATCTGCACTAGAGCGATCAAACTTAAAATGTGGAAGATTTGCTCTACAGTTGTGAGTTCATTTCAGAAAGAAGTCTAGAGTTTAGATTTAAAAGCTCAATCTAAACTCCAAACTTTAAACTTTAAACTCGATCACACTTGGGGAATTGCTTGCAAGAAGGCGTTGAAATCCTTCATCGCTTCCCCAAAATTTTGCACGGCTACTTCATAGTTGCTCTCTTGAGCGGCTTTATCAAGCGCTTCTAGATGAACAAAAATGTCTTTAGCTGCTTGACGTGCTGCCGACTGCTCTTTGGGAAGGAGATTTTGGCTGAGGTAGGCCATGTCTTGACGCAGGCTGCCCAAGGGGCCATGAATAAACGTCTGCACATTTACCCAGTCGCGGTTTTTGAGCAGGCTTGGGAGTGCACCCATACGATCGCGCAAATCAGTGATTTTTGGGACGTATTTGTGAATTTGCTCAATTTGAGCCGTGGTGTAGGTGGGAGGCTTGGTTGCTGTCGGACTGCTACAGCTGACCACAAATACAGTCAGAATTGCCAGAATGCCGGCCAGAATTGAACGATAGCGTGCGGTAAACATTATTTTTGCGATTAACTACTGAATAGTCTTGCCAACAAAAATATATCAACATGGGGGGGCACAAATCGGCACTTCGTTGCCAAGGATAAATAATCTAATGAGCCACACAGACTCCTAAGGACTACAGCGCGGGCTTCTCTTCTCAATGACAACCTTAACTTAAGTACCCCGCTTGCCCAGAACGTTTTGATTGGCGTAGGTAGCAAATTGAGCCATCTATATACTAAATTATTTTATATCTGTCAATGACTTTTGTCACCGAGATAGCAATATCTTTTCACAAACATTCATGGAACACATCACCTCCTACGCTCAAGCAATCAAGCATATTGAACGAATCGAGTTTGCGTAGAACAATGAAATCTCAGGCTCTGCTGGAAAGCATAGATAGAATCAGCTTTAGTTCAGTTACGCTCGAAGAATTATTTGCTCGCAGCTTGAGTACAAGCAGCATCACCCGGAAAGATTGCTATCTCCTGCAAGAGGCTCTGTTGCGTAATTCCCTTAGTGAAGACCATCAAGCAATTATTACCCGGATACTCTACTGCGTGCGTCGGGGAACGCTGAAACTGATTGATTAAATTTTAATAAATTAAAGAAAAGGGAAGAAAATTTTGAATTCGTGAATTTGAATTGAGAAATCTTACTCAAAATTCATGCCTTCAGAATTTTTCCTTTATCCTTAAGCGATAACCTGGAATATATTAAACAGTTAAACTTTTTTTAAAATAAATGTTTATTTCCGATAAACCGGCAGCGTGAAGTGAAAACAACTGCCTTGATCGGGAACAGAATCTACCCAAATTTGGCCGTGATGCGCCCGAATGATCCGCTGGCACAAAGAAAGACCGATTCCATAACCGTCTTGAGTTTCATCGCGTTTTAGGCGGAAATGGTCTTCAAAAATGTGCTGTTGATTTTCCTTAGGAATTCCCAAACCATTATCGCAAATACTTACCTGAACTTTTTGAGTCGTGCGGTGAAGCACAGAGACTTGAATGATGCCGCCTTCAAGCGTATATTTAATGGCATTATCTAAAAGATTAACGATTACTTGGCGCACCCGCTCTTGATCCGCATAAACGTTAGGTAAATCGCTGGGAATATCTGTTTTCAAAACCTGGGATTTTTGGCTTAAGCGATCTTGAAATTGTTCAATCGCATCCTCGCAGAGATTGACAAGATTGAGCGGTTTGGGGTGAATGCGTAATTGAGCATTTGAACCGTTCGCCGCTTGCAGAAGCTCGGTGATCATTCGGTTAATAAAACGGGTTTGAGTGCGGGCGTGTTTTATTAACTGAGCAGTTAAAGCCGGCGTTAAGCTAAAATTTCTGCCATTTTGGGGCGCATAATTAGTCTCTAAGGTTTCTAGCGCAATCGAGGCTGCCGTGAGGGGATTGCGGAGATCGTGCGCTAGCATCGCAATTAGCCGGTCTTTGAACTGTAGCTGATCGAGCAGTTCTTCTTTTTCTTGCTTGAGACAAAAAATTTCGTCCGACAGTCGCATCATTTCCGCCGAATAAGTCACCGAACTGATACAGGTTTCTGAAGTGACCGATTCGACTGATTCGGCTTTAGACTTTAAGTGAACCATGTAATCGGCAACACAGCGCTGCCACCGCGACCAGCAATTTTCTAATTGGCCAACCAAATTCGAGCCGGCTAGAATCTGCCTAGGTTCAGGATGGATTTTAATCAGCGCCGGCGTGGCGATGAGTTTGAAGTGTTCTGCTAAATAGGGGTGTTCTCCCACATCAACGATCTGCAGCTCAAACGGGTAATCTGTCTTCACTTCTTGCAGATAATGGCGAATTTGCCGGATGTGGTGCCGGGAGTTCGGACGTTTATCTACAAACAGCAGCAGCTGTAAAGGTGCATCAGAGTTGGTAGGCTTTTCAAAAGATGCTAACATCCAATCCCTTTTGAGCAACGCTGGTAAATAGGTTACGCATTTTTCACTGCGGGCTAATTGAACCTTGCCCAGGAAAATATCTTTCTTTTTTCTTTATATATCTAAATTAACCTGTTTGGGTGTATAAATCATCATGTTACGCATCTGTCGTTGGTATGGCATTGTGTGTGAGTGGGCGACAACCCATCATGGGGAGGTGACACAGCAGGGATATCTTGAGCCGATGAGTTAAACATGAGAGCCTTAACATTCTGTCAAAGTGAGTGAGTGATGTTGTTGCGCTTGCATAAAGATCCCTGGCGGTTAGTCGTGAGTGTTGCGGCTGCGTTTTTTGTCCTCAGCCTAATCTTCACGCTGCACCGGCACTTCAGTTTCTACGCCTCCTATGACCAAGGAATTTTTAACCAGGTCTTTTGGAATGGCATTCATGGGCGTTTCTTTCAAAGTTCTCTCTCTTCTACCCTATCAACCAACGTCGTTCACGATGGTCAAGTTCCAGAGGTTTTTTACCACCGGCTAGGGCAGCATTTTACC encodes:
- the dnaJ gene encoding molecular chaperone DnaJ is translated as MAGDYYEILGVSRDADKEEIKRAYRRLARKYHPDVNKEEGAEERFKEINRAYEVLSEPEMRGRYDRFGEQGVSGAGAAGYSDFSEGFADIFESFFSGFAGAGAGQQARRRGGPVRGDDLRLDLRLDFREAVFGGEKEIRISHLESCEVCSGTGAKPGTRPRTCPTCTGSGQVRRATRTPFGSFTQVSVCPTCNGTAQVIEDKCESCTGKGQKQETKKLKITVPAGVDSGTRLRVSGEGDAGQRNGTPGDLYVYLFVNEDAEFHREGINILSDIKISYLQAILGCRLDVNTVDGPAELVIPPGTQPSTVLTLENKGVPRLGNPVSRGDHLITVLIEIPTRLGADERTVLENLAKTKGLNVGKGGQGFLGGLFNK
- a CDS encoding sulfurtransferase TusA family protein, which produces MNHPTGSQPDAEMDLRGTPCPLNFVRTKLRLEKMAAGELLEVWLDAGEPIEQVPDSLAMEGYKIEQIEERTGFFAVKVRRPVTSA
- the rsgA gene encoding small ribosomal subunit biogenesis GTPase RsgA — protein: MSSPAPESNPSGAEVLLTGTVVAVQANYYQVQLDLPAPENGNTIPPSPTLLCTRRARLKKMGQQVMVGDRVVVEEPDWAGGRGAISQVLPRESELDRPPVANANQILLVFALEEPPLDTHQLSRFLVKAETTGLKICLCLNKSDLISPEQLQQWKERLAGWGYEPVCISVEADIALDELYTQLNEKITIVSGPSGVGKSSLINYLIPDINLRVGEVSGKLNRGRHTTRHVELFKLPAGGLLADTPGFNQPDLDCEPEDLALYFPEVQQRLAEGRCQFNDCLHADEPNCAVRGDWERYEHYLEFLAEAVILHDSLQQQADAESNMKMKSKRAGEQQYEPKLESKKYRRSSRRFQTQNIEDLHGDIEEV
- a CDS encoding bifunctional serine/threonine-protein kinase/formylglycine-generating enzyme family protein codes for the protein MPYCLNPSCQKPQNPDGTNFCVSCGTKLVPLLRGRYCIISALGQGGFGKTYLAEDEDRRKAICVVKQFSPSPAIQTSAPALQKAIELFHQEAERLLHLEDHPQIPTLFAYFEQDTYLYLVQQYIKGQTLIEELEEKGTFSEAKIRELLNDLLPILQYVHNRPVIHRDIKPENIIRRVSDGKLILIDFGVAKQMSGTSLSQQGTLLGTPGYAPIEQAMRGVAYPASDLYSLAVTCIRLMTGIFPDLDGSDELYDPLEACWLWREKLPRGTTVSTQLGEVLDKLLQDYVKDRYQSATEVLEALNVQPVAPRNLTILPTSTPTTFVQGGRGKVNLQSFNFEVVTVDASGNPINLQRHEAEYFAENLGGGVILEMVSIPGGTFWMGSPTTEKERDDSESPQHRVTVAPFFMGKSAVTQAQWKAVASLPKVKQYLSLEPSHFKGANAPVEYVTWHDAVEFCARLTKKTGRFYRLPSEAEWEYACRGGTITPFHFGETITSDLANYDGNHTYASEPEGKSRHVTMLVESFPPNAFGLYDMHGNVAEWCADPGHENYHGAPVDGSVWDAGGNKQYRMLRGGALTESPGNCRSAGRAREEPNSGWKNCGFRVAVSLV
- a CDS encoding prolyl oligopeptidase family serine peptidase, whose translation is MSDSNQALEYPKTRKADQIDDYHGTPVADFYRWLEDPDSEETKTWVDAQNQVTFSYLEQIPAREKIKQRLTQLWDYEKYSIPFKKNNRYFYFKNDGLQNQSVLYTLTSLDDEPRLLLDPNKLSEDGTVALSGLSISEDGQFLAYGLSSSGSDWQEWKVRDIETGNDLSDHLKWIKFSGASWTHDAQGFFYSRYDEPNEKTQLEDVNYYQKLFYHRLGTSQSEDVLIYERPDEKEWGFAGGVTEDGKYLVISVWRGTDPKNLVFYKDLTNSDAQIIELISEFEASYNMMDNDGSLFWFRTDLDASRGRVIAIDINKPAKENWQEIIPQSDDVLEGVGLLNNQFVADYLKDAQTVVKIFNLDGAFVREVELPGIGSAGGFDGKRYDTETFYSFTSYTTPATIYRYDMISGKSTLFRQPNVDFNPDNYETKQVFYTSKDGTQVPMFITYRKGINLDGNNPTYLYGYGGFNISLTPSFSVGQLVWLELGGVLVIPNLRGGGEYGEDWHQAGMKLNKQNVFDDFITAAEWLIDNHYTRPEKLAIGGGSNGGLLVGACMTQRPDLFGAALPAVGVMDMLRFHKFTIGWAWCSEYGSPENPEEFQVLHQYSPLHNLKPETAYPATLIITADHDDRVVPAHSFKFAAALQEAHQSEKPVLIRIETKAGHGAGKPTAKIIEELADKWAFLVRTLDIAVN
- a CDS encoding FHA domain-containing protein, which translates into the protein MITLILVHRIPNLPTQSWTFEDESVIRIGRSSDNHVIIHSAVVSRYHVELQRKGCKWKILNLGGNGTYSDENLITQAPVVDGMLLRLARSGPQLQIKVGANVFKNTPKILPAKEVLAG
- a CDS encoding NAD(P)/FAD-dependent oxidoreductase — encoded protein: MSHVAVIGCGVVGAMIAYELSRLEGLKITVLDRQPPAEAATGAALGVLMGAISQKVKGRAWKMRLASLQRYETLIPELEKLTGRQIPYNRQGILMLCFADEEMARWQILADIRQSQGLALKILDKTTVKSNFPQLGCQQLIGAIYSPQDRQVDPVALTQALVDAARRNGVIFKFGVAAEEFNRATMPDDQQVCRHIYTTAGLMPVDWVVLAAGLGSTQLSSALKQPIEIKPVLGQALHLRLRHPLGRRDLQPVITGDDVHIVPCGTQSQAAADYWVGATVEFPENGNEPVADATQLEAVLQQAIALCPALAEAAVIRKWSGLRPRPEGRPAPVIGHLAGYSNVLLATGHYRNGVLLAPATAQAICQLIAPNPA
- the psbQ gene encoding photosystem II protein PsbQ, translated to MFTARYRSILAGILAILTVFVVSCSSPTATKPPTYTTAQIEQIHKYVPKITDLRDRMGALPSLLKNRDWVNVQTFIHGPLGSLRQDMAYLSQNLLPKEQSAARQAAKDIFVHLEALDKAAQESNYEVAVQNFGEAMKDFNAFLQAIPQV